From Vibrio crassostreae, one genomic window encodes:
- the nrdB gene encoding class Ia ribonucleoside-diphosphate reductase subunit beta, translating into MAYSTFSQQKNDQLKEPMFLGQSVNVARYDQQKFEIFEKLIEKQLSFFWRPEEVDVSSDRIDYNKLPEHEKHIFISNLKYQTLLDSIQGRSPNVALLPLVSLPEVETWIETWSFSETIHSRSYTHIIRNIVNDPGVVFDDIVENEEILKRAKDIAFYYDDLIKLTADYHRYGEGNHSINGEDVKISLHDLKKKLYLCLMSVNALEAIRFYVSFACSFAFAERELMEGNAKIIKLIARDEALHLTGTQHMINLLRNGQDDFEFMQIAEECKQECFDLFKEAAEQEKEWAEYLFKDGSMIGLNKDILCQYVEYITNIRMQAVGLGTAYPEATSNPIPWINAWLSSDNVQVAPQEAEISSYLVGQIDNEVKADDFEGFEL; encoded by the coding sequence ATGGCTTACAGTACTTTTTCTCAGCAAAAAAATGACCAACTAAAAGAACCAATGTTCTTGGGTCAGTCGGTAAACGTTGCACGTTACGACCAACAAAAATTCGAAATCTTCGAAAAGCTTATCGAGAAGCAGCTTTCTTTCTTCTGGCGACCAGAAGAAGTAGACGTGTCTAGCGACCGTATCGACTACAACAAGCTTCCTGAGCATGAAAAGCACATCTTCATCTCTAACTTGAAGTACCAAACGCTTCTAGATTCTATCCAAGGTCGCAGCCCTAACGTTGCCCTACTTCCATTGGTATCACTACCTGAAGTAGAAACTTGGATTGAGACATGGTCTTTCTCAGAAACGATTCACTCTCGTTCTTACACGCACATCATTCGTAACATCGTGAATGATCCAGGCGTAGTATTCGACGACATCGTTGAAAACGAAGAGATCCTGAAGCGTGCTAAAGACATCGCTTTCTACTACGACGACCTAATCAAGCTGACGGCTGACTACCACCGCTACGGTGAAGGCAACCACAGCATCAACGGCGAAGACGTTAAGATTTCACTTCACGATCTGAAGAAGAAACTTTACCTATGTCTAATGTCTGTAAACGCACTAGAAGCGATTCGTTTCTACGTAAGTTTCGCATGTTCATTCGCATTCGCTGAGCGTGAGCTAATGGAAGGTAACGCGAAGATCATCAAGCTAATCGCTCGTGATGAAGCACTTCACCTTACTGGTACACAGCACATGATCAACTTGTTACGCAACGGTCAAGATGATTTCGAATTCATGCAGATCGCTGAAGAGTGTAAACAAGAATGTTTCGACCTATTCAAAGAAGCGGCTGAGCAAGAGAAAGAGTGGGCAGAGTACCTATTCAAAGACGGCTCTATGATTGGTCTGAACAAAGACATTCTTTGCCAATACGTTGAGTATATTACCAATATTCGTATGCAGGCTGTTGGTCTAGGTACCGCTTACCCAGAAGCAACATCGAACCCAATTCCATGGATTAACGCTTGGTTGTCTTCAGACAACGTGCAAGTTGCTCCACAAGAAGCAGAAATCAGTTCTTACCTAGTTGGTCAGATCGACAACGAAGTAAAAGCTGACGACTTTGAAGGATTTGAGCTGTAA
- the yfaE gene encoding class I ribonucleotide reductase maintenance protein YfaE, with translation MPTIKINKLTSIESNPSNTLLESMEQAGLEPEYNCRDGHCGACRCTLDSGEVEYVGFAMAYTQGNEILPCICKAKTELSLSNVIHRSKQKRA, from the coding sequence ATGCCAACAATCAAAATCAACAAGCTGACTTCAATTGAATCTAACCCTTCAAACACTCTGTTGGAATCAATGGAACAAGCTGGGTTAGAGCCAGAATACAACTGCCGAGATGGCCACTGTGGCGCTTGCCGCTGCACGTTGGATTCTGGTGAGGTCGAGTACGTTGGTTTTGCAATGGCTTACACGCAAGGTAATGAAATATTACCTTGTATCTGTAAAGCAAAGACTGAGCTATCGCTGAGTAACGTTATTCATAGAAGCAAGCAAAAACGCGCATAA
- the napF gene encoding ferredoxin-type protein NapF has protein sequence MSEQINSNRRGFLTRLSKPVKAAVNYEEISQRLHARPPKAVDEVLFERLCDGCGLCEQACPNSVIEMLEGSALLNLDYNSCSMCNKCTEVCTTGALHPTVTPYIDLKPSFADTCNNYMQMDCSACQTACSAGALHIEVGELPTVDKDKCNGCGECRSACYIGSVTLNLTQQ, from the coding sequence ATGTCTGAACAAATAAATTCAAATAGACGCGGTTTCTTAACTCGACTTTCTAAACCGGTTAAAGCAGCCGTGAATTATGAAGAGATATCACAGCGCTTGCATGCAAGACCGCCAAAAGCGGTTGATGAGGTGCTGTTTGAGCGTCTTTGCGACGGTTGTGGGCTGTGTGAGCAAGCGTGTCCGAATAGCGTTATTGAGATGCTAGAGGGAAGTGCACTGCTGAATTTGGATTACAACAGTTGTTCTATGTGTAACAAATGCACTGAAGTGTGTACGACTGGCGCACTTCATCCAACGGTCACACCTTATATCGACCTCAAGCCAAGCTTTGCCGATACCTGTAACAATTACATGCAAATGGATTGCTCAGCATGCCAAACTGCGTGTTCAGCAGGTGCGCTACACATCGAAGTAGGAGAGTTGCCTACAGTGGATAAAGATAAGTGTAATGGTTGTGGAGAGTGCCGAAGCGCTTGTTATATTGGCTCGGTGACTCTAAACCTGACTCAGCAATAA
- a CDS encoding molecular chaperone TorD family protein: MIIDTHKLLGSLFYKAINKEQLLTIVEALVESEVLSEECLLALRSEQESALSAEFSRLFEGVGDMPAPPWGSVYLDKDRVVFGASTVEYRQFLELNQIELDTGLREPEDQFGLMLFAHAYLLENNNINSASELLEYHLLPWSSFYLDKLNTASDLSFYKQLSSDVIDWFKYLTSEYNLNVATKKLYID, encoded by the coding sequence ATGATTATCGATACGCACAAACTGTTGGGTTCGCTATTTTATAAAGCGATAAATAAAGAACAGTTGTTAACCATTGTCGAAGCCTTGGTTGAGAGTGAAGTTCTATCCGAAGAATGTCTGCTGGCACTGAGAAGTGAGCAGGAAAGCGCCTTGTCTGCGGAATTTAGTCGCTTGTTCGAAGGCGTTGGAGACATGCCAGCTCCACCTTGGGGCTCTGTATACCTAGATAAAGACCGTGTTGTATTCGGCGCGTCGACTGTGGAATATCGCCAGTTCTTAGAGTTGAATCAGATTGAGTTGGACACAGGATTAAGAGAGCCAGAGGATCAGTTTGGTTTAATGCTATTTGCCCATGCATATTTGTTAGAAAATAATAATATTAATTCAGCTAGTGAATTGCTTGAGTATCATTTATTACCTTGGTCTTCTTTTTATTTGGATAAATTAAATACAGCATCAGATTTATCATTTTATAAGCAGCTATCAAGTGATGTAATAGATTGGTTTAAGTATTTAACATCTGAATATAATTTAAACGTTGCTACTAAAAAGTTATATATCGACTAA
- a CDS encoding DmsA/YnfE/YnfF family dimethyl sulfoxide reductase has protein sequence MTNKKESGVMNLTRRGFMKASSAVGSAAALAGGIALPFKSKPVAAAVAENVDEKIVWSACTVNCGSRCPLRMHVQNGEIKYVETDNTGTDEYGHHQVRACLRGRSMRRRVYNPDRLKYPMKRVGKRGEGKFKRISWEEAYDEVAGTMQRLIKDYGNDTIYLNYGTGTLGGTVTKSWPPAQTLIARLMNLSGGYLNHYGDYSTAQIAKGLSYTYGGWANNNSFSDLENTKLNIQFGNNPAETRMSGGGLIHHYVESKNKSNARTIIIDPRYTDTAGGREDQWIPIRPSTDAALVAGLAHVMITEDLVDQPFLDKYCVGYDEKTLPASAPKNSDYKSYILGLGEDGVEKTPEWASKITGIPVDTIVKLGREMGTAKPCAIHQGWGLQRTANGELACRAIAMLSLLTGSVGVSGGSTGARESDINIPFVRFPTVPNPVETSISMFMWTDAIYRHHEMTDITDGVRGAERLKNPIKMIWNYAGNCIINQHSDINKTHAILQDESACEMIVVVDNHMTSSAKYADIILPDLTTSEQDDWCMDGKASNMPYFIYAQKAIEPQFEAKSIYEMCSQLAKRMGVEKEFTEGRTQEQWIEHLYAETRKNDPTLPTFEEMKDLGIYKRSYDHHYIAYEDFRKDPEANPLTTPSGKIEIYSEQLADIAKTWKLKEDEVIHPLPIYADSFEGHNDPLAEKYPLQLTGFHYKARTHSTYGNVAEIKAAAPQELWINPIDAKERGIENGDMVSIFNDRGEVHIPAKVTPRILPRVVALGEGAWYAPDGQKIDHAGSINVLTTQRPSPLAKGNPQHTNLVQIKALKKA, from the coding sequence ATGACGAATAAGAAAGAATCTGGGGTAATGAACCTTACTCGAAGAGGCTTCATGAAAGCTTCTTCTGCGGTAGGTAGTGCAGCCGCACTCGCGGGCGGTATCGCTTTACCTTTCAAATCCAAACCAGTAGCGGCTGCAGTTGCTGAGAATGTGGATGAGAAAATCGTATGGAGTGCATGTACTGTAAACTGTGGCTCTCGCTGCCCTTTACGTATGCATGTACAAAACGGTGAAATCAAATACGTAGAAACAGACAACACAGGTACTGACGAATATGGTCATCACCAAGTTCGTGCGTGTCTACGTGGTCGCTCTATGCGCCGCCGTGTTTACAACCCAGATCGCCTGAAATACCCAATGAAACGTGTTGGTAAACGTGGTGAAGGCAAATTTAAACGCATTAGCTGGGAAGAAGCTTATGATGAAGTCGCTGGTACTATGCAACGCCTTATCAAAGACTACGGCAACGACACTATCTACCTAAACTATGGTACAGGCACCCTTGGCGGTACGGTTACTAAATCTTGGCCACCAGCACAAACGCTAATTGCTCGTCTAATGAACCTAAGTGGTGGTTACCTAAACCACTACGGTGACTACTCAACAGCGCAAATCGCGAAAGGCTTGAGCTACACCTACGGTGGTTGGGCAAACAACAACTCTTTCTCTGACCTAGAGAACACAAAGCTTAATATCCAATTTGGTAACAACCCTGCTGAGACTCGTATGTCTGGCGGCGGTCTGATCCACCACTATGTAGAAAGCAAAAACAAATCGAACGCAAGAACGATCATCATCGACCCTCGCTACACCGATACTGCAGGTGGTCGTGAAGATCAATGGATTCCAATTCGTCCTTCAACTGATGCTGCATTGGTAGCAGGTCTTGCACACGTGATGATCACTGAAGACCTTGTCGACCAACCGTTCCTAGACAAATACTGCGTAGGTTACGACGAGAAGACTCTGCCTGCATCAGCGCCTAAAAACAGCGACTACAAATCTTACATCTTAGGTTTAGGTGAAGATGGCGTAGAGAAGACACCTGAATGGGCCTCTAAGATCACAGGCATTCCAGTTGATACTATCGTTAAGCTTGGCCGTGAAATGGGCACAGCAAAACCATGTGCAATCCACCAAGGTTGGGGCCTACAACGTACAGCGAACGGTGAACTAGCTTGTCGTGCAATCGCGATGCTGTCGCTACTCACTGGTTCTGTGGGTGTATCAGGTGGTTCAACAGGTGCTCGTGAAAGTGACATCAACATTCCGTTTGTTCGCTTCCCTACTGTGCCAAACCCAGTTGAAACGTCAATTTCAATGTTCATGTGGACAGATGCGATTTACCGTCACCATGAAATGACCGACATCACTGATGGTGTTCGCGGTGCAGAGCGCCTTAAAAACCCAATCAAGATGATCTGGAACTATGCAGGTAACTGCATCATCAACCAACACTCAGACATCAACAAGACTCACGCGATTCTTCAAGATGAAAGTGCGTGTGAAATGATTGTCGTGGTTGATAACCATATGACTTCTTCTGCGAAATACGCCGATATCATCCTGCCAGACTTAACGACGTCAGAGCAAGACGACTGGTGTATGGATGGTAAAGCATCGAACATGCCTTACTTCATCTACGCGCAAAAAGCGATCGAGCCTCAGTTCGAAGCGAAATCTATCTACGAGATGTGTTCTCAACTGGCGAAACGCATGGGCGTAGAAAAAGAATTCACAGAAGGCCGCACTCAAGAGCAATGGATTGAGCATCTTTACGCTGAAACTCGTAAGAACGATCCAACACTGCCAACCTTCGAAGAGATGAAAGACCTAGGTATCTACAAACGTAGCTACGACCACCACTACATCGCTTACGAAGATTTCCGTAAAGACCCTGAAGCGAACCCACTGACTACACCAAGTGGCAAGATCGAGATCTACTCAGAGCAACTGGCTGATATCGCGAAAACGTGGAAGCTGAAAGAAGACGAAGTGATTCACCCTCTTCCGATTTACGCCGATTCTTTTGAAGGCCACAACGACCCATTAGCAGAGAAGTACCCACTTCAGCTAACTGGTTTCCACTATAAGGCTCGTACTCACTCGACTTACGGCAACGTTGCAGAAATCAAAGCAGCAGCACCGCAAGAGTTGTGGATCAACCCAATTGATGCGAAAGAACGTGGTATCGAAAACGGCGACATGGTGAGTATTTTCAACGACCGTGGCGAAGTACACATTCCAGCGAAAGTGACACCAAGGATCCTTCCTCGAGTTGTCGCGCTAGGCGAAGGTGCATGGTACGCACCAGATGGTCAGAAGATCGACCATGCAGGCTCTATCAACGTGCTGACCACTCAGCGCCCGAGCCCACTTGCTAAGGGTAACCCTCAGCATACAAACCTAGTTCAAATCAAAGCGCTAAAGAAAGCATAA